TTCGACACGTTAAAAAAGGCACAAAAAAAGGTTGAAACTGTATTTAGACAAAAATACACATGGTGTCGAGGGCGCTTGACTTGCAGTACGTGATTCCCCAAAATGGTACTTTCTAGTGGATATATAGAATGGTAATCATAAAGGTATAGCGGCGGATTCACGAAACGCGACCAGTTAAAAATGCCCAACTTCTAGATTTTTGAGGTATTTTAAATGGTATCCTAATATTCACCATAGTGTACTTATGCTTATACAAGCTAGCAAATATGTGGGATACTTTTTTTAACTGCACTCCTGTATTCACCAGGCTAGTAGTTTGATTTGTTAAGGAACGTGTACAGATGCATCAAAGTAAACCAAGTGACTTTATTGAACGCAATGATCTTAAAGCATTCCTGTCCTTATTGAGAGATTGGATGGCAATTCTTTTGATTGCTGCGATGAGCATTTGGGCAAATAATATATATGTTTATCTGATTTCAGTATGGGCGATCGGCATCTTTCAATTTGCCATTGGAGAAGCGTTACTACATGAAGCTGTACATTTTAATTTATTTAAAACCAAATCGTGGAATGAACAGCTAGAGTTTCTCTATGGATTTCCTGTCTTCAGAACAGTATCCTCCTATCGGGAACAACATTTTCCTCATCATAGTTATTTTCTGAGCGAGAAAGATTATATCCCTGAATACTATGAAATGTTGGGTTTAAACAAGCCAAATAAGAATGTGTTCTTTTTGTTGTTTGTGAAACTAATTATGGGATTTAGCGTCTATCATTTTATAAAATACGATCATGGACTTCTTAAAGGCGTGGACTGGCGTCCTTTCAAAACGGGCTTTAAGTTGCTTGTGTTCTGGTTGGTTGTAGTTCTCAGCTTCTATTTATCAGGAAATCTTGAAATTTTGTTGCTGTACTGGTTTGTGCCTCTAGTATGGTGTTTTTCGAGTTATTCATGTTGGTCTGAGGTACAGGAACACTTTAAT
Above is a window of Nostoc sp. UHCC 0702 DNA encoding:
- a CDS encoding fatty acid desaturase, with amino-acid sequence MHQSKPSDFIERNDLKAFLSLLRDWMAILLIAAMSIWANNIYVYLISVWAIGIFQFAIGEALLHEAVHFNLFKTKSWNEQLEFLYGFPVFRTVSSYREQHFPHHSYFLSEKDYIPEYYEMLGLNKPNKNVFFLLFVKLIMGFSVYHFIKYDHGLLKGVDWRPFKTGFKLLVFWLVVVLSFYLSGNLEILLLYWFVPLVWCFSSYSCWSEVQEHFNTISHSRSNLDFLTNLLTHNTGYHYVHHLYPTIPWYKLPEAHEAFSSDSPDISYGMFDTYRQWTRKSVVSHASGTDSV